The DNA sequence CGATCAGGTCGAACTGGTACTTGTGCGCCGGTGAGGTCACGGCCCTTTCCCGTTGACCGTCCAAGGAACCACCTGCCTTCCTGCACGTTGTTTTCAAGATATCCAGGGAGCGGCCAATCCGCGACGGTGTTGCGCAAGCTACCTGGCGGAGCCAGTCACCCCAGCGATCCTCATGGCGCGGCGAGCTCCTCGCACGGGGAAGGCTGCGCGCAATGCGCAAGATAATCGCTCGGCAGCGTCGCGGTGAGGAAACGGCGGTCCGCCAGATCGTCGAAATCCGGGGCCAGCGTGTCGCCGAACGGCCTGCCGTAGCGCTCGGCCAGCTCACGGGTGGTGCGTGTCCGGGTCAGCCACCCGTGCCCGGATAGCCAATCCCCGGGAGGGGTGCGTTCGTCGTAGCGCGCGAGTGCCGAGTAGTCGGCGCCGCGAAGTGCGTCCGGGAGAATGGCGCCCACGACGTCACCCCATGCCCGCCCCGAGGGGGCTAACGCGTCGTTGTCCGTCGAAATGGTGCTGCCCGGAGCCGACATTTCGATGATCCGCTCGAACATCGTGTCCTGGCTGCCGCCGGGGAGGTTGCAGATGACGGATTCTGCGAGCCATGCCGTGGGGGCGTCGGGGTCGAATCCGGCCAGGCTCAGCTCCGCCTGCCACTGATCACCGAGTCCACACAGGACCATGCGTTGGGTCGTACGAGGCGTGACACCCGCGTTGTCGAGTGCCTTCATCTTGAGCGTGAGGACCTCGCCATAGTCGATCTCATAGACGGTGGTTCCGGCGGGCCAGGACAGTCGGTAGGCGCGGGTATCGAGTCCCCCGGCCAGCAGCACCACCTGACGATTGCCGTTCTCGACGCAGGCGAGCAGGGATTCGTCGTAGTACCGGCACATCGCCGCCGCGTAGTTGGTGAGCAGGGACGTGCGGAGCTCATCCGCCGTCGACGGCTCCTCACGGAGGCCTGCGTCCAGGAGCGCGAGTGTGTGGGGATCGCCCACCGCTTCGAGGACTGTTCGAGCGTGCTCGTCCAACAGCAAAGGATGTGCGCGGCGGGCCTCGAGTACCCGCAGGGCAGCGATGGTCAGCCCAATCTGCATGCCCTGGCGGACGAATCCGCCGCTATGGCCGTCTCCCGACATGAAACTCAGCTCTCAATCCCCCAACCGTCAAACGACAGGCCTTTGCCAACTGGCCTGTTCGTACAGACGGCACCCTTGTGACCGATTGCATGGGAAACTTTAGTCGAGGCGGGACGGAAGGTCCCACCCCGGCGCTCCCCCGCGTGCCGCGTTCGCGACGGCTAGCGCGTGGCGGAGATGAAGTAGGCGTCTGACCACAGCGAAGTGATCTCGCTGTGCTCACGGGGGGCGGGCCGCCCGTAGTCGGCGGCCTGCTCCAGCCGGTTGATGGTAGCGACCTGCCAACCATGTTCACCGAGCCACTCGACGGGGTCTTTGCGCTCATCGTCGTAGATGAGATCGCCGATGCTGATGTCCTTGAGGAAGTCCGGCCGGAGCTTGTTGACCGCATCCTGCCACTGACTGGCGGTTGCCACCTGGCGGCGCCATTCGGTGGCGAGGAAGCTGCCGGGGGCGGAATGCGCGGTGATGCTCTCGAACAGCGCATCCTGGGCGGCACCGGGGAGGTAGGCCAGCAGGCCCTCCGCGAGCCACGCCGTCGGCTTGGCCGCGTCGAAGCCCGCCGTCTCCAGCGCCGCGACCCAGTCGTCGCGAAGGTCGACGGCGACTTCGCGCCGCTCGGCCAGGGGTGTTGCGTTCTGTTCGGCAAGGACGTGGTCCTTGAATTCGAGGACCTTCGGCTGATCGAGCTCGTAGACGACGGTGCTATCCGGCCAGGGCAGCCGGTACACCCGCGCGTCCAGGCCGGCGGCCAGGATTACAACCTGCCGGACGCCGGAAGCCGTTGCAGTAGTGAAGAATTCATCGAAGT is a window from the Mycobacteroides salmoniphilum genome containing:
- a CDS encoding SAM-dependent methyltransferase; this translates as MSGDGHSGGFVRQGMQIGLTIAALRVLEARRAHPLLLDEHARTVLEAVGDPHTLALLDAGLREEPSTADELRTSLLTNYAAAMCRYYDESLLACVENGNRQVVLLAGGLDTRAYRLSWPAGTTVYEIDYGEVLTLKMKALDNAGVTPRTTQRMVLCGLGDQWQAELSLAGFDPDAPTAWLAESVICNLPGGSQDTMFERIIEMSAPGSTISTDNDALAPSGRAWGDVVGAILPDALRGADYSALARYDERTPPGDWLSGHGWLTRTRTTRELAERYGRPFGDTLAPDFDDLADRRFLTATLPSDYLAHCAQPSPCEELAAP
- a CDS encoding class I SAM-dependent methyltransferase; protein product: MTRTDGDQWDIVSSVGFTALMVSSFRALETIRSEPLIRDEYARAFVEASGEPHLTEALTAPKPESEWDVATTYLVNHLAVRTKYFDEFFTTATASGVRQVVILAAGLDARVYRLPWPDSTVVYELDQPKVLEFKDHVLAEQNATPLAERREVAVDLRDDWVAALETAGFDAAKPTAWLAEGLLAYLPGAAQDALFESITAHSAPGSFLATEWRRQVATASQWQDAVNKLRPDFLKDISIGDLIYDDERKDPVEWLGEHGWQVATINRLEQAADYGRPAPREHSEITSLWSDAYFISATR